A genomic stretch from Deltaproteobacteria bacterium includes:
- a CDS encoding beta-lactamase family protein encodes MEKIERNVPNGKVEGSCEAAFMGVADEFERNFRERDEVGASVCIRHEGRTVVDLWGGIARPADGTPWQRDTVSIVFSCTKGAVALCAHVLASRGKLDIDAPVASYWPEFARKGKEYATVRMMLDHSVGVPAFKTPLRPGGCTDWDYMVEMLADEEPFWFPGTRNGYHMINFGWTVGELVRRVSGRSLGAFFRDEIAGPLGIEFWIGTPEEVEPRVAPVMMHAPKPGDPIGEFMMKIMTDPRSTQALSLLNTGGFDPNSRACHAAEIGGGGGISNARGLAGMYAPLACGGELDGVRLVDRAQLARMGEVSVATNEDATLLIPTRFSLGFMKSMDNRRRPRGDRDSAILSSAAFGHVGAGGSIGFADLELGMSFGYSMNRMGPGIMLNERGQSLVDAAYRAVGFSSNQSGVWTRS; translated from the coding sequence ATGGAGAAAATCGAGCGGAACGTTCCGAACGGCAAGGTCGAGGGCAGCTGCGAGGCCGCCTTCATGGGAGTGGCGGACGAGTTCGAGCGGAACTTCCGCGAGCGCGACGAGGTCGGCGCTTCGGTCTGCATCCGCCACGAGGGCAGGACCGTGGTCGACCTCTGGGGCGGAATCGCGCGCCCGGCCGACGGCACGCCCTGGCAGCGCGACACGGTCTCGATCGTGTTCTCGTGCACGAAGGGCGCGGTCGCGCTCTGCGCGCACGTGCTCGCCTCGCGCGGCAAGCTCGACATCGATGCGCCGGTCGCCAGCTACTGGCCCGAGTTCGCGCGCAAGGGCAAGGAGTACGCGACGGTCCGGATGATGCTCGACCACTCCGTCGGCGTTCCCGCGTTCAAGACGCCGCTGCGTCCCGGCGGCTGCACCGATTGGGACTACATGGTCGAGATGCTGGCCGACGAGGAGCCGTTCTGGTTCCCGGGCACACGCAACGGCTACCACATGATCAACTTCGGCTGGACCGTCGGCGAGCTCGTGCGCCGCGTCTCCGGCCGATCGCTCGGCGCCTTCTTCCGCGACGAGATCGCAGGGCCGCTCGGCATCGAGTTCTGGATCGGCACGCCCGAAGAGGTCGAGCCGCGCGTCGCGCCGGTGATGATGCACGCGCCCAAGCCGGGCGATCCGATCGGCGAGTTCATGATGAAGATCATGACGGACCCGCGCTCGACGCAGGCCCTGTCGCTGCTCAACACCGGCGGCTTCGATCCCAACAGCCGCGCCTGTCACGCGGCCGAGATCGGCGGCGGCGGCGGGATCTCGAACGCGCGCGGGCTCGCCGGCATGTACGCGCCGCTCGCGTGCGGCGGCGAGCTCGACGGCGTGCGCCTGGTCGATCGTGCGCAGCTCGCGCGCATGGGCGAGGTCTCCGTCGCGACGAACGAGGACGCGACGCTTCTGATCCCGACGCGCTTCTCGCTCGGCTTCATGAAGTCGATGGACAACCGCCGCAGGCCGCGCGGCGACCGCGACTCCGCGATCCTCTCGTCGGCGGCCTTCGGGCACGTCGGCGCGGGCGGGAGCATCGGCTTCGCCGACCTAGAGCTCGGGATGTCGTTCGGCTACTCGATGAACCGCATGGGGCCGGGGATCATGCTGAACGAACGCGGTCAGTCGTTGGTCGACGCGGCGTACCGGGCCGTCGGGTTCAGCTCGAACCAGAGCGGGGTCTGGACGCGAAGCTAG
- a CDS encoding TolC family protein: MLERTARVCAAAVALTAGLACASADQMERYRAQRLEIARPSVESASAVRGDPLDGAGLLSRSALVSQVLLRNPGLEASRSAWQAALARYPQVVSLPDPTLGYSVRPRSISDRDVDPAHDVELSQPLPFPGKLALRGEIALASADAASEGVAGERVRLAALASIAFDEYWLADIALETNAQHLAFLEELHATALARYAAGTASQLEVLEAESEVAMLLHGDIELRAQRRIAAERINLLLHRAPVLPLPPPARELEVPTEHDLDADALVERALARRPELRARVAETRANRAAVALAEREFLPDLELQAGYMGSMQESPLRPFLGIELELPIQLGRRRAALDEANALLARGRSRSRGLEDRVRFEVVVAIERLREAQHLLELSRERLLPAARSRSASAVSAFQTGQAGFPELVSAERALRAAEFGEHEALANLSRRRAELARTLGETAPLEKEQR; encoded by the coding sequence ATGTTGGAACGGACCGCGCGCGTCTGCGCGGCGGCTGTCGCGCTTACCGCGGGCCTGGCCTGCGCCAGCGCAGACCAGATGGAGCGCTACCGGGCGCAGCGGCTCGAGATCGCGCGCCCGAGCGTCGAATCCGCGAGCGCCGTACGGGGTGATCCGCTCGACGGCGCCGGGCTTCTCTCGCGAAGCGCTCTGGTGTCGCAGGTTCTCTTGCGAAACCCGGGGCTCGAGGCTTCGCGCTCGGCGTGGCAGGCGGCGCTCGCGCGCTACCCGCAAGTGGTGTCGCTTCCGGACCCGACGCTCGGGTACTCGGTGCGGCCGCGCTCGATCTCGGACCGCGACGTCGATCCCGCGCACGACGTGGAGCTTTCGCAGCCGCTTCCGTTTCCCGGGAAGCTGGCATTGCGCGGCGAGATCGCGCTCGCCTCCGCCGACGCGGCTTCCGAGGGCGTGGCGGGGGAGCGGGTGAGGCTGGCCGCGCTCGCCTCGATCGCGTTCGACGAGTACTGGCTCGCGGACATCGCGCTCGAGACGAACGCGCAGCACCTCGCGTTCCTCGAGGAGCTGCACGCCACGGCGCTGGCGCGCTACGCGGCGGGAACCGCCTCGCAGCTCGAGGTGCTCGAGGCCGAGAGCGAGGTCGCGATGCTCCTGCACGGCGATATCGAGCTCCGAGCCCAGCGGAGGATCGCCGCCGAACGGATCAATCTGCTCCTGCACCGAGCGCCGGTCCTGCCGCTTCCGCCGCCTGCGCGCGAGCTAGAGGTTCCGACCGAGCACGATCTCGACGCGGACGCGCTCGTCGAGCGGGCGCTCGCGCGTCGGCCCGAGCTTCGCGCGCGCGTGGCCGAGACGCGCGCGAACCGGGCCGCGGTGGCGCTCGCCGAGCGCGAGTTCCTGCCCGACCTGGAGCTCCAGGCCGGCTACATGGGCTCGATGCAGGAGTCGCCGCTGCGGCCGTTCCTGGGCATCGAGCTCGAGCTTCCGATCCAGCTCGGCCGCAGGCGCGCGGCGCTGGACGAGGCCAACGCGCTTCTCGCGCGCGGAAGAAGCCGCAGCCGGGGGCTCGAGGATCGGGTCCGATTCGAGGTGGTCGTCGCGATCGAGCGCCTGCGCGAGGCGCAGCACCTGCTCGAGCTCTCGCGCGAGCGGCTGCTTCCGGCCGCGCGCAGCCGCTCCGCGTCCGCAGTCTCTGCGTTCCAGACCGGCCAGGCGGGCTTTCCCGAGCTCGTGAGTGCGGAGCGGGCGCTCCGCGCCGCGGAGTTCGGCGAGCACGAAGCGCTGGCCAACCTCTCGCGCAGACGCGCCGAGCTGGCGCGCACCCTGGGCGAGACGGCCCCGCTCGAGAAGGAGCAGCGATGA
- a CDS encoding efflux RND transporter periplasmic adaptor subunit — protein sequence MIGERFGRRTWIVALALATLAACREAERAPAASAATFSGTGLHVDVSLGGGMAREGENELRIRVRDASGAPVDDASAFLAYSMPMAGMATMGGRVDFQPVGRGEYVAIAALSMGGTWKLELEASRPSGEVATAVGSLRTGAPGLELDAPSGRAEKRASAPASAEVRVDPARLQKLGVRFASAERGPLERIVRATGTVVWDETALVDVSLKVRGWVRELHADSLGARVEAGDPLFSVYSPEIYAAEAEYLEALRAQAAARNSASTDRADAMVRAARARLRLWDVAESDVAALVERGEPRESVPIRARSSGFVLEKNVVLGAAIEPGMRLFRIAPLDRVWVDAQAFESDVALLRVGQTARVRGPTLPERGIEARVAWVYPSLDAVARTSRARLTLSNPDFALRPGLWVEVELRIDLGERLFVPASAVIHSGARRVVFVDRGEGRLEPRDVQTGAAAGPSIEIVSGLAAGERVVSAGNFLIAAESRLQSALEQW from the coding sequence ATGATCGGAGAACGATTCGGACGCCGGACCTGGATCGTCGCGCTCGCGCTCGCGACGCTCGCCGCCTGTCGCGAAGCCGAGCGCGCCCCGGCCGCGTCCGCCGCGACCTTCTCGGGGACGGGTCTACACGTGGACGTGTCGCTCGGAGGGGGCATGGCTCGCGAGGGCGAGAACGAGCTTCGGATCCGAGTTCGCGATGCGAGCGGCGCGCCGGTCGACGATGCGAGCGCTTTTCTCGCCTACAGCATGCCGATGGCGGGCATGGCCACGATGGGCGGGAGGGTCGACTTCCAGCCGGTCGGGCGCGGCGAGTACGTCGCGATCGCGGCGCTCTCGATGGGTGGCACCTGGAAGCTCGAGCTCGAAGCATCGCGACCCTCGGGCGAGGTCGCGACCGCCGTGGGCTCGCTTCGCACGGGCGCGCCGGGGCTCGAGCTCGACGCTCCCTCCGGCCGCGCGGAGAAGCGGGCCAGCGCGCCGGCCTCGGCAGAGGTTCGCGTCGATCCGGCGCGCCTTCAGAAGCTCGGAGTCCGTTTCGCGAGCGCCGAACGAGGGCCGCTCGAGCGGATCGTCCGCGCGACCGGAACCGTCGTCTGGGACGAGACGGCGCTGGTCGACGTCTCGCTGAAGGTGCGCGGCTGGGTGCGCGAGCTCCACGCGGACTCGCTCGGCGCACGCGTCGAGGCGGGCGATCCGCTGTTCAGCGTCTACAGCCCGGAGATCTACGCGGCCGAGGCCGAGTACCTAGAGGCGCTACGCGCGCAGGCGGCTGCTCGCAACAGCGCCTCGACGGACCGAGCCGATGCGATGGTCCGCGCCGCACGAGCGCGCCTGCGGCTCTGGGACGTCGCAGAGTCCGACGTCGCCGCCCTGGTCGAGCGAGGAGAGCCGCGCGAGTCGGTGCCGATTCGCGCTCGCTCGAGCGGATTCGTGCTCGAGAAGAACGTTGTTCTCGGCGCAGCGATCGAGCCGGGAATGCGGCTGTTCCGGATCGCGCCGCTCGACCGCGTCTGGGTCGACGCGCAGGCGTTCGAGTCCGACGTCGCGCTGCTGCGGGTCGGACAGACGGCGCGAGTGCGCGGTCCGACGCTGCCCGAGCGCGGGATCGAGGCGCGCGTCGCCTGGGTCTACCCATCGCTCGACGCCGTCGCTCGTACCTCGCGGGCACGGCTTACGCTATCGAACCCGGACTTCGCGCTCCGCCCGGGGCTCTGGGTCGAGGTGGAGCTGCGGATCGATCTCGGCGAGCGTCTATTCGTGCCGGCGTCGGCGGTGATCCATTCCGGCGCGCGTCGCGTGGTCTTCGTCGATCGCGGGGAAGGCCGGCTCGAGCCGCGCGACGTCCAGACCGGCGCGGCCGCCGGTCCATCGATCGAGATCGTATCCGGGCTCGCCGCCGGCGAGCGCGTGGTCTCGGCGGGGAACTTCCTGATCGCCGCGGAGAGCCGGCTGCAGTCGGCGCTGGAGCAGTGGTGA
- a CDS encoding efflux RND transporter permease subunit: MVIARVIAGCARAPGLTLLGVAAACLWGIFDIRHSPLDAIPDLSDVQVIVSAEWPGRGPDLIEDQVTYPVSSTLLSLPRVRSVRGQSFFGLSLVYAIFEDGTDPYWARSRVLEYMDAARARLPDGVTPVLGPDATGVGWVFEYALVDRSGRHDLAQLRSMQDWNLRYALASVPGVAEVASIGGFVRQYQVQVDPGRLRAYGIPLRDVISAVREANHETGGGVIELAEHEQVVRGRGYVRSLEDLEQVPLRVGDAGVPVLLRDVSRVVFGPDLRRGLVELDGEGEVVGGIVVMRFGENALAVIDAVKARLAEVRLGLPEGVELVTTYDRSELIRAAIGTLSRTLLEELAVVSVVIVVFLLHVRSALVPILLIPIGISLAFVPMLYQGLTANIMSLGGIAVAIGAMVDAAIVVVENAHKRLERWQAGGGPGERSDAIVAAMQEVGPSIFFALLVITVSFLPVFALQGTEGRLFKPLAFTKTYAMAAAALLSVTLTPALAVLLIRGKVRAEHENPLNAWLVRAYTPAVRFVVRRRGWVIVAALLLLASAVPPFLSLGSEFMPPLNEGTLLYMPTAPPGIAVGEAARVLQLMDRELRAVPEVERVFGKIGRAETPTDAAPLSMVETIIQLAPRERWRPGLDWDALVQELDAKLRYPGMPNLWWMPIQTRTEMLATGVRSPLGVKIFGDDLESVERAAIEIAAALRGVPGTRNAFAERTTGAFYLDARIDRARASRHGVSAQDLNEALEAAIGGTNVSQTVVGRERYAINVRYAREFRDDAEQVGRALVPTASGALVPLGELADLRFETGPEMVRSEAGKVVGLVAVDVSGRPIVDYVEEARSRIESSVALPAGTRIAWVGQFEYFERAKARLAYVLPLTLALVALLLYLNTRSGVETALVMLAVPFSLIGAVWLLFALDYNLSVAVWVGIIALAGLDAQTGVVMLLYLSVAHREREAADGLRSASDLEDAIVEGAARRIRPKLMTVLTTMLGLLPLLWSSGTGADVMKRIAAPMVGGLASSFALELLVYPALFALWKGRALVSRSGRGTAA, encoded by the coding sequence GTGGTGATCGCGCGCGTCATCGCCGGTTGTGCGCGCGCGCCGGGTCTGACTCTTCTCGGTGTCGCTGCGGCCTGCCTCTGGGGGATCTTCGATATCCGGCACTCGCCACTCGACGCGATCCCCGACCTGTCGGACGTCCAGGTCATCGTTTCGGCGGAGTGGCCCGGTCGCGGGCCGGATCTGATCGAGGATCAGGTCACCTATCCGGTCTCGTCGACGCTGCTCTCGCTGCCGCGGGTGCGATCCGTGCGCGGACAGTCGTTCTTCGGGCTCTCGCTCGTATACGCGATCTTCGAGGACGGCACGGATCCGTACTGGGCGCGCAGCCGGGTGCTCGAGTACATGGACGCGGCGCGCGCGCGGCTTCCCGACGGGGTCACGCCCGTGCTCGGGCCGGACGCGACCGGCGTCGGCTGGGTCTTCGAGTACGCGCTCGTCGACCGCAGCGGGCGGCACGATCTCGCGCAGCTTCGCAGCATGCAGGACTGGAACCTGCGCTACGCGCTCGCGAGCGTTCCGGGCGTCGCCGAGGTCGCGTCGATCGGCGGCTTCGTGCGTCAGTACCAGGTGCAGGTGGACCCGGGACGGCTGCGCGCCTACGGAATCCCGCTGCGCGACGTGATCTCCGCCGTGCGAGAGGCCAACCACGAGACCGGCGGCGGCGTGATCGAGCTGGCCGAGCACGAGCAGGTCGTGCGCGGGCGCGGCTACGTCCGTTCGCTCGAGGATCTCGAACAGGTCCCGCTGCGCGTCGGAGACGCGGGGGTGCCGGTGCTTCTGCGCGACGTTTCGCGCGTCGTGTTCGGACCCGATCTGCGCCGCGGGCTGGTCGAGCTCGATGGCGAGGGCGAGGTCGTGGGCGGGATCGTGGTGATGCGCTTCGGCGAGAACGCGCTCGCGGTGATCGACGCGGTGAAGGCCCGCCTCGCCGAAGTCCGCCTCGGGCTTCCCGAGGGCGTCGAGCTCGTCACCACCTACGACCGCTCCGAGCTGATCCGCGCGGCCATCGGCACGCTCTCGCGCACGCTGCTCGAAGAGCTCGCCGTCGTCTCGGTCGTGATCGTGGTCTTCCTGCTGCACGTCCGCAGCGCGCTGGTCCCGATCCTGCTGATCCCGATCGGCATCTCGCTCGCGTTCGTTCCCATGCTCTACCAAGGATTGACCGCGAACATCATGTCGCTGGGCGGTATCGCGGTGGCGATCGGGGCGATGGTCGACGCGGCGATCGTCGTGGTCGAGAACGCGCACAAGCGGCTCGAGAGATGGCAGGCCGGGGGAGGGCCCGGCGAACGGAGCGACGCGATCGTCGCGGCGATGCAAGAGGTCGGTCCGAGCATCTTCTTCGCGCTGCTCGTGATCACCGTCTCGTTCCTGCCGGTGTTCGCGCTGCAGGGCACGGAGGGGCGGCTCTTCAAGCCGCTCGCCTTCACCAAGACCTACGCGATGGCCGCCGCCGCGCTGCTCTCGGTGACGCTGACGCCGGCTCTCGCGGTGCTGCTGATCCGCGGCAAGGTGCGAGCCGAGCACGAGAATCCGCTGAACGCCTGGCTCGTGCGCGCCTACACACCCGCGGTTCGCTTCGTCGTGCGGCGGCGCGGGTGGGTGATCGTCGCCGCGCTGCTGCTCCTGGCCAGCGCGGTGCCTCCCTTTCTCTCGCTCGGCTCGGAGTTCATGCCGCCGCTGAACGAGGGCACGCTTCTGTACATGCCGACCGCTCCGCCCGGGATCGCGGTCGGAGAGGCCGCACGCGTGCTCCAGCTCATGGATCGCGAGCTGCGCGCGGTTCCCGAGGTCGAGCGCGTCTTCGGCAAGATCGGCCGCGCCGAGACGCCCACCGACGCCGCTCCGCTCTCCATGGTCGAGACGATCATCCAGCTCGCCCCGCGGGAGCGCTGGCGTCCGGGCCTCGACTGGGACGCGCTCGTGCAGGAGCTCGACGCGAAGCTCCGCTATCCCGGCATGCCGAACCTCTGGTGGATGCCGATCCAGACACGCACGGAGATGCTCGCCACCGGGGTCCGCAGTCCGCTCGGCGTGAAGATCTTCGGCGACGATCTCGAATCGGTCGAGCGCGCCGCGATCGAGATCGCAGCCGCGCTGCGCGGAGTTCCCGGAACGCGCAATGCGTTCGCTGAGCGGACCACCGGCGCCTTCTACCTCGACGCGCGGATCGACCGGGCGCGCGCTTCGCGACACGGCGTCTCGGCGCAGGATCTGAACGAGGCGCTCGAGGCGGCGATCGGCGGCACGAACGTCTCGCAGACCGTCGTGGGACGCGAGCGCTACGCGATCAACGTTCGCTACGCGCGGGAATTCCGGGACGACGCCGAGCAGGTGGGTCGCGCGCTGGTGCCGACCGCCAGCGGAGCGCTGGTCCCGCTCGGCGAGCTCGCGGATCTGCGCTTCGAGACCGGGCCCGAGATGGTGCGAAGCGAAGCCGGGAAGGTGGTCGGCCTGGTGGCCGTCGACGTCTCGGGCCGGCCGATCGTGGACTACGTCGAAGAGGCGCGCAGCCGGATCGAGTCCAGCGTCGCACTTCCCGCGGGCACACGAATCGCCTGGGTCGGGCAATTCGAGTACTTCGAGCGCGCGAAGGCGCGGCTCGCCTACGTGCTGCCGCTCACGCTCGCCCTGGTCGCGCTTCTGCTCTACCTGAACACGCGCTCCGGCGTCGAGACGGCGCTCGTGATGCTGGCGGTTCCGTTCTCGCTGATCGGTGCGGTCTGGCTGCTCTTCGCTCTCGACTACAACCTGTCGGTCGCCGTCTGGGTGGGCATCATCGCGCTCGCGGGACTCGACGCGCAGACGGGCGTGGTGATGCTGCTGTACCTGTCGGTCGCGCACCGCGAGCGCGAAGCCGCGGACGGCCTGCGAAGCGCCTCCGATCTCGAGGACGCGATCGTCGAGGGCGCGGCGCGCCGCATCCGCCCCAAGCTGATGACCGTGCTGACGACGATGCTCGGCCTCTTGCCTCTGCTCTGGAGCAGCGGCACCGGTGCGGACGTGATGAAGCGGATCGCGGCGCCGATGGTCGGCGGCCTGGCGAGCTCGTTTGCGCTGGAGCTCTTGGTCTACCCGGCGCTGTTCGCGCTCTGGAAGGGGCGTGCGCTCGTCAGTCGATCCGGACGCGGAACCGCAGCGTGA
- a CDS encoding nucleotide pyrophosphohydrolase: MSDDNVTISMLKQRALRFRDARRWRQFHNPKDLVLALAAEAGELCELVLWKDQSELASELREAPARSRFADEIADVQNLLLLLVDAIGLDLSDEFARKLESNELKYPVEKASGRALKYTELD, translated from the coding sequence ATGAGCGACGACAACGTGACGATATCGATGCTGAAACAGCGCGCGCTGCGCTTCCGCGACGCGCGGCGCTGGCGGCAGTTCCACAACCCGAAGGATCTGGTACTCGCGCTCGCGGCGGAAGCCGGAGAGCTCTGCGAGCTGGTGCTCTGGAAGGACCAGTCGGAGCTCGCGTCGGAGCTCCGCGAGGCGCCCGCGCGAAGCCGCTTCGCAGACGAGATCGCGGACGTTCAGAACCTGCTGCTCCTGCTCGTGGACGCGATCGGCCTCGATCTCTCCGACGAGTTCGCGCGAAAGCTCGAGTCGAACGAGCTGAAATACCCGGTCGAGAAGGCGAGCGGCCGCGCGCTCAAGTACACCGAGCTCGACTGA
- a CDS encoding glycosyltransferase: protein MRRSSLAIIFLIVVANFTVFALLNRPVDPPAWEGKIAGVSFAPYRAGQGPIDKIYPTEAEIREDLRHVSTHTGSVRTYSSLDGMEQIPRLASEFGLAVTAGAWLDGDRAKNEREIKGLLASARANPNVTRVVVGNEVMLRGDLTRRQLAGYLRRVRAQLAVPVGTAEPWHVWIKHPELARDVDFIAVHLLPYWEGIAADDAIGFVTDRLAEVKKKFPGKPVIIGEVGWPSNGRIRRGSVPSLATEATFLREFLNLAKRNEIDYFVMEAFDQPWKIPVEGGVGAYWGIWDEARNAKFAWTGPVVGVPGWPILFAIASLVPLLPLLWFLNRFERFRVRGKIFFAGVAQAAASLFVWVGYLTVSQYHSAYSATAWVVLLGALAGLLAIGITEAFELVELLWHRKLARRFRPVAPREPERMPLVSLHLPICNEPPEMVRETLEALAALDYPNLEVLVIDNNTSDPGLWKPVSDLCQVLGPRFKFHHLDKVEGFKAGALNHVLRLTDPAAEIVAVIDSDYVVRPDWLANLVPYFADPKIGIVQAPQDYRDGNESAFKAMCRWEYAGFFEIGMVHRNERNAIIQHGTMTLVRRAALDALGGWAEWCICEDAELGLRMMEAGYETAYVNRSYGQGLMPDTYTAYQKQRFRWAYGAVQILKRHWRELVGLAPSKLTGAQRYHFIAGWAPWFADALNTAVTALALVWTVGLVTLPKVFEFPLRFFLCASLGFFSLKVGKTLWLYAARVKATPGQNLAAALAGLSLTHTIGKAIFSGLFTKSRPFMRTPKCEDQPAFVRGLLASREESTILGLLALGAFAIFVRYGSDDVEALLWIALLAVQSLPYVASLSTAMVNALPARAVVQAAPKPIGPLVPSEYDSIMSGVVGGHDLNRT, encoded by the coding sequence ATGCGTCGATCCAGCCTCGCGATCATTTTCCTGATTGTCGTCGCCAACTTCACCGTCTTTGCCCTGCTGAACCGCCCCGTCGATCCGCCTGCCTGGGAAGGGAAGATCGCGGGCGTCTCGTTCGCCCCCTACCGGGCCGGGCAGGGACCGATCGACAAGATCTACCCGACCGAAGCCGAGATCCGGGAGGATCTGCGCCACGTTTCGACGCACACCGGCTCGGTGCGCACCTACAGCTCGCTCGACGGGATGGAGCAGATCCCGCGGCTGGCGAGCGAGTTCGGGCTGGCCGTGACGGCGGGGGCCTGGCTGGATGGCGACCGCGCCAAGAACGAACGCGAGATCAAGGGCCTGCTGGCGAGCGCCCGGGCCAATCCGAACGTCACCCGGGTCGTCGTCGGAAACGAGGTCATGCTGCGCGGCGACCTGACCCGCCGGCAGCTCGCGGGCTATCTGCGCCGCGTGAGGGCGCAGCTGGCCGTACCGGTCGGTACAGCGGAGCCCTGGCACGTCTGGATCAAGCACCCGGAGCTGGCGCGAGACGTGGATTTCATCGCGGTCCACCTGCTCCCCTACTGGGAGGGAATCGCGGCCGACGACGCGATCGGCTTCGTCACGGATCGGCTCGCGGAGGTCAAGAAGAAGTTCCCCGGCAAGCCCGTGATCATCGGGGAGGTCGGCTGGCCCTCGAACGGCCGCATCCGCCGCGGCTCCGTGCCATCGCTGGCGACAGAGGCGACCTTCCTGCGCGAGTTCCTGAATCTCGCCAAGCGCAATGAGATCGACTACTTCGTGATGGAGGCGTTCGACCAGCCCTGGAAGATCCCGGTCGAGGGGGGCGTCGGCGCCTACTGGGGGATCTGGGACGAGGCGCGAAACGCGAAGTTCGCCTGGACCGGTCCGGTCGTGGGCGTGCCGGGCTGGCCGATCCTGTTCGCCATCGCGAGCCTCGTGCCGCTGCTGCCGCTGCTCTGGTTCCTGAACCGCTTCGAGCGCTTCCGCGTACGCGGCAAGATCTTCTTCGCGGGCGTCGCGCAAGCCGCCGCCTCGCTCTTCGTCTGGGTCGGCTATCTGACGGTGAGCCAGTACCACAGCGCGTACTCCGCCACCGCGTGGGTCGTGCTGCTCGGCGCGCTGGCCGGGCTGCTCGCGATCGGGATCACGGAGGCCTTCGAGCTGGTCGAGCTGCTCTGGCACCGGAAGCTCGCGCGCCGGTTCCGCCCCGTCGCGCCTCGAGAGCCCGAGCGCATGCCGTTGGTCTCGCTGCACCTGCCGATCTGCAACGAGCCGCCGGAGATGGTGCGCGAGACGCTGGAGGCGCTCGCGGCTCTGGATTACCCGAACCTGGAAGTCCTGGTGATCGACAACAACACCAGCGACCCCGGTCTCTGGAAGCCCGTCTCCGATCTGTGTCAGGTCCTCGGTCCGCGCTTCAAGTTCCATCACCTCGACAAGGTCGAGGGATTCAAGGCCGGCGCGCTGAATCACGTGCTCCGGCTGACCGACCCCGCGGCGGAGATCGTCGCGGTGATCGACAGCGATTACGTGGTTCGCCCCGACTGGCTCGCGAACCTGGTCCCGTACTTCGCGGACCCGAAGATCGGCATCGTCCAGGCACCGCAGGACTACCGCGACGGGAACGAGAGCGCCTTCAAGGCGATGTGCCGCTGGGAGTACGCGGGCTTCTTCGAGATCGGCATGGTCCATCGCAACGAGCGCAATGCGATCATCCAGCACGGGACCATGACGCTGGTGCGCCGCGCGGCGCTCGACGCGCTCGGGGGCTGGGCCGAGTGGTGCATCTGCGAGGACGCGGAGCTCGGCCTGCGCATGATGGAGGCGGGCTACGAGACCGCCTACGTGAATCGATCCTACGGTCAGGGCCTGATGCCCGACACGTACACCGCCTACCAGAAGCAGCGCTTCCGCTGGGCGTACGGAGCGGTGCAGATCCTGAAGCGGCACTGGCGAGAGCTCGTGGGGCTCGCGCCCTCGAAGCTCACCGGCGCGCAGCGATACCACTTCATCGCCGGCTGGGCGCCCTGGTTCGCCGACGCGCTGAACACGGCGGTCACGGCGCTGGCGCTGGTCTGGACGGTGGGGCTGGTGACGCTGCCGAAGGTGTTCGAGTTCCCGCTGCGCTTCTTCCTGTGCGCGTCGCTCGGCTTCTTCTCGCTGAAGGTCGGCAAGACGCTCTGGCTCTACGCAGCCCGGGTGAAGGCGACGCCGGGCCAGAATCTCGCCGCGGCGCTCGCGGGTCTCTCGCTCACGCACACGATCGGCAAGGCGATCTTCTCGGGACTGTTCACGAAGAGCCGGCCGTTCATGCGTACACCGAAGTGTGAGGATCAGCCCGCATTCGTGCGCGGACTGCTCGCGTCCCGCGAGGAGAGCACCATCCTCGGGCTGCTCGCGCTGGGCGCCTTCGCGATCTTCGTCCGCTACGGAAGCGACGACGTCGAGGCGCTGCTCTGGATCGCGCTGCTCGCGGTGCAGTCGCTCCCCTACGTGGCGTCGCTGTCGACGGCGATGGTCAATGCGCTCCCCGCGCGCGCGGTCGTGCAGGCGGCGCCCAAGCCGATCGGGCCGCTGGTCCCCTCCGAGTACGACTCGATCATGTCGGGAGTGGTCGGCGGACACGACCTGAACCGCACCTAG